The sequence TTCGTTTCTGTTTGTTCTTTTCTGTTCTAGCTGTTCAGCCTGGCAGTTCTTTAATAAAATGATTCATAGCTCCTAAAAAAGAATCTATATCGGAGGCAGAGCAAATGTTGTTCTCGAGGCAAGCTACAAATGAGGTGCAATCGGTACGCCACCAGTCATCATATGCCAAGAAGCTATGGAGTCATTTGGGTTGGGGGAATTTGAATGAGTGGGTATTTTGACGCCCACTCCCCTCACAGTTCTGAGTTTTGGAGGATGATGGCATAAAAAATTCCGGCAACTTAAATGCCCACTGGTCATTGCAATACCCGAAAAATAGGCCCTTTTGATGTCCAAAAAGATGGTGCAATGTCATTCCAATACCCACCAAAGACTTCCCAAATCTCATCATAggatcatcaaaccaaagtgatTTTTTTAGACCAAACTAGTAGGACCCACACGATGGAGGGTCTAAATCAATGATGGCACCATTTATAGTATGATCAATATGTACCATTCGTTTCCCTTGCCATTGACTGATAGGTTTGGATGACCCATTCAAAGCGATTGTTTTGAGACGGATGGcaattaaaggtgggacccacatgttatGAAAGGATTTCACAAGCATGGTGTTGATTTCACCTATCTAGAATCCATTTGATCACCTTCAAGTTGATTCAGTGACATGGCTTCTCTAGGGCACATATATAGCATTATAATTATGAGCAATGGTACAAAACGGGCATTTTTCATCCTAGCATAAAATTGGGTTACATTTCCGGATCAAGTAATTTAGAAAACTTGCCATTGAGTATTCACCACATGGATGTTTATTGTCATAAATATGCCAAGTAGACATAACCTAGATAAGATGTATTCAAATGTGATACTTGAGCATCAAACACACCCTAGGGAGGATCATCAAGCAACAAAGACAATTGAATTTGATGATTTGGCTACACATCAAGCTTGTTATTGACATCATTCTATGCCAGTTCATCTATAACCTCATTTATGGTCTTTGTATTGTAATGACTAATGAGATGTGTTCGGCTGACGTGTGGACCAAGTAAATAAAAGAACAAGCCACTAAAGCTAAATATTCattaattaaataatcatcaacaAAGTTAATATGAGAAAATGTATGTTCAAGAAATAGCACCAGAAAATGTCATATTCTAGAATTAAAAGGGGAAAAACCCCCACAAATGGAACAAGATACTAACGTGAAAGGTGGCAAAAAAGATTGTGAAGGCGCACATGCAGATTGACTAGCAAAACAGGATTGTAAAGCCACACATGCACGTCCACACATAGATTGACTGGCAAAACAGGATTGTAAAGGCACACACACATAATAGTGTTTTGAAACAAACATGCATGCATGAACGCAAACACAATAGTGTTTCGAAACAAACACACGCCCACATGCTTGCACGCACACAAACACACTAGTGCTTTGGTGATCTTCTGTGAAGCTCAGCTGATGCTAGCTTTCTTTGGCTGTTCTATTCAGGTTACTGTATTTTAATGGAGATTAGACTAAAATGAACTTCGGGAACCTCAACAACCTGGTACAAAAATGCAAGGCAACCAATCACTGAAAGTTGCGGCATGCATGTGCTGTAGACTGCAGATGTCGACCATGAAGCAAAGAAGAGGTGGCTAATCATGACTGAAGAACTCATATATTGATTGGTAGCTCCGAAATGACTGGAATTACATAATAAACACACGTGCAGAACTAAGGAAGCATATGCAcacagaaaagaaggaaaagggagaATGCAAATATCAGTTAGTCATTGTTCCCAAAAgaatggccaaaaaaaaaaacttattggtTATCCAAGGAAAATATATTGTACAGATATACAGACGCAGAAGGACAACTTGTAACATTAACGGCATGAACTGTTAAAACACCAACAGATCACTGTAACGCAAATCCAAAACATATACACTAATATATTGAACACCTGAAGTTAATGATAGCAATATACCTCAAAAAATCAGCCACACAAAACTTCCACAACTGTCACCACAAAGGAGTAAAGTAAATCTGCAGAAGAAATATGAAATGAGAATCACAAAATTATATCTAGAGTGAATTGGTAAACAAACTGTGAAAGCTACATGATGAGAACATGAATATTACCAGCACCTGAAGACATGCATTTGAAAAGCAACTCCCCAGGAAACTCCTGATCAAGTCACATGTCATCTAGAGAACAACAGACAGATGGCCCCTTAATTGCCCACCCATACAATCCAGAACAACTGCTCTTGAAGTCAAAACTCACTCTTTTAGTGGCCTAATTTTCCTAAGTAGTGGCTGGGAGCCGACTATAAAATTCAGTGAAGTCAAGACGGAACATGAGGAACTTCAAATCAACGTGTTGCTGCACAGGCAACTGAGAAATGAAACCCTTGAGTGATGACAAATACTCATTTGCAATTGTGTCCAAGTCTTCTCCCATTTTCCGGCGGAATTCTAAAGCATATTGCATTTTGGCCTTCCTGCCCTCACCAACCCCTGCGCCCAACTTCGACTGCTCACGACTCTgctttaaatttgattttctcCTGCCTTTAGGGCCACTCTTCCGCAGACTAGCATGATCAAATGCAACCAGAACATACAAATGATTTTAAACTGAGTTTAAGATACAAAGAGAAAAGAGACCCAATTTAGAATACACTGGAATTAACAGTCACAGAAGGCCATGTCTCCCATTCACTGCTGAGTAGGGAGGCACATAAAACACTCCAAAGCCCATTACTTTTAAGGTGGGACCTGACTTCTGCCGATGTCAGCATGACTATAGTCCTCTCATGTGGCAAATCTTTTCAGGATACAAGAGACCATAAGGACAAGATAACTTTTAAAAAACAGAAATTCCAAACTTCCTTTTGCCAGGGAGGAACCACAACAGCAGGTGCCGGGCCTATGGCATTTGGGATATTTAAAAGTGCAGTTTTCTCTAGTCAAAATGATCCctgaaataggaaaaaaaaatgacgACTGTAATGAAGTATAGCAAAGAAATGGAAGCTACCTCGATTGCAACTCGCTGATACCTTCATATAACCGGTCCGCATAGCTACGGAAACGCAATATGAGGTCAAACAAGACAAAAAGAGCCTTGCAAatatgttgggatctttccccaAGAAGAGACTTCTCCACAATCGAATTGAGATATTTCTCATGTGCCACGAGCAGGTCATCTAGATCCTTTGCCACCTCCATTTCATCAACAAAGTAAGACCATGACACTTCCAAAACTTCAAACATGATATAATACTGCAGGTTCGTAACAAAATGATTCATCTCATTCCACAGCACTTGGCAGCGCCGCGACACAGACACCAAATGCAGCATGACCCCACCTCCTTGCTCAGCAAAAAGGTCAGAACTAATGCAATTTGGCTTCATAGTCTTCCACGCTCCAATCAGTGCATGCTCAACACGCCTAAGCTTCCAGAGGAAGTTGAATATCCTAAGGTACCTCGCCATGACTGACTCAGTAAACACGGTATCAAGTGGGACACTAGCATTGTACTCCAATGAGAATACATCCCAGCCCCTATCTCCAGCATCATGCGGCATCATCTTGACCCGCAACCGATCCAATATGTCAGGATCATCATATTGTGCATTTGATGACCGGATCGCACTTTCCAGAAGCCCCGCCAGCTTGAAGGAGCTGATCGTATTGGCCGGCTCTGAAAGTTCAGGCCCCACAATATCCATCAGATACTGAACAAAATCTCCCTGCCCAAGAAGCAAATACCGTTTGATTGCAAGACAGTGCTCCTTAAATTTATAACGCTTGTACATAACATCCATCAAATGCTTATCTATCCTCTTCGCTGCTTCAACAACCAGCGTTTCAAGTGCGTCTGTCTCACCATATCCAAGCCCCCCTCTCATGGTTGTGGTCCCTGCTGCAGCTGCTGCTTCCGATGTGCCATCTGCCCACCCTTGATCATCACAACAAACTCTGAGGAAATTTATTGACTTCCCCGTCCTCAAAATCCGCTTTGCAAGCGACGGCGTGATGAAAGCTGGGAGCATCCCATCATGGAGCCGGTAACCTTCTCGCCAGAGTGACTCAGCCTTGACCGGCTCGCTCACAATGAAAAATTCCACGAAAATGTCCTCCAACTCCCCCTCCAAAACCCAACTCCTTACCATTTCAAAAAGTGGTGAGCACACTCTCCTAAGCAGGCGCCGCATGAAATCCTGCACCATCGGATCGCCATGTTGTGCATGGCCATGTATTGCCCCTGCCATTGCACCACCCCTCAGAACCTTACAACCATCAACCAAAACTGCCATTAGACGCATCCTCACCATCGGTTCCGCAAACCAAACTGCCAACCTCCTCAATGAAATATAGTTCCCCGAATTACCCTCCGACGCTAATGGTATTGGATTCAATGATTGTGATTCTAGAACTGCCAGCAGCTTATAATAATCCGACAGCTCATCCTGCAATGCAGCACAAAAAGCCTGGCCCACCGTCCCCACCTCTTCTGCTGGGAACCGGTCCATGCTCTCAGATATATAGCCTTTGACTTTTCGGAACAGCCAACCCAATTCACAAAGCTTCCGGACCATAATCCGTGTTGATCTCGGCACTTTAATCGACTCGGGAAGATTGTAGCCGTCCAATCTTTCATCAAATTTCACATACTTCCCATCAATCCCCTGACAAGCATATAAGACATCCCTAACCAAGACCCCTTCTGAAACCTCACTCTCTCCTCTCACCAAGTCCGAAAACTCCCGGAGAGCGATTTCCCGAATGCCCTCTGGGTCTTTCGAAATTACGAAAACACCACCATTCTGGTTTTTACTACTATCATGGCTACTGGAACTATTAGACAAAACAGGGAGACCGCCAGACAAtgcggcggaggcgaaggaagaAGCCTTACCGTCAGATTGGCGTTGGTCTTCGGAGATTACCTTGAGTAGGTAGAGCACGGCCCACCGATTGGCGACGCAGCCGGGGCCCGATCTGGAGGAGAATTTGGAGTATAGATCGGCGAAGGTGAGTGCGTCGGAGGACTTTCCGTCGGTGACGAGGCGGCGCTTGATGGATTCGGCGACGGCAGATTCGTCGGGGGAGATCGAAGGGGTCATGCGGCTGGTGAGGATGCGGACGGCGTACTTGAGGGCCttttctgtgtggggcccatcgggTGGGGTTGAGTGGTTGGATGTAAGGCGGATGACGAGGTCTTTGATGAGATCTAGGGTTTGAGGGTGGGCCATTTGGGGGAGACGGACGTGAGACCCTAAACCTAGATTCGGAGAGAAGGGAGCGgcatttggagagagagagagagagagagagagagagagtatttttTTGGGGGTAGGGTTTTTGGTTCTAGCGAGCGCGGAAAATTGAAGTTTTTAAAAAAGGTTGGGATTGGGAAGGGGGAATGAACAGATCGGACGGTTGGGAAGGGTGGGACAGGCTAATGGGTCGAGGCTAAAGTGCGCCGTGCGCAATGGGAGCGGCTTGCTTATAAATCGGGGTTACAGTaacaccatggggcccaccttgatatttatattatatccactccgtccatattttTAGGACAAGAGCCCAAAGATGAGGGAGATCTGAAACTCAAGTTGGTCACACCCTAAGAGATTGGGGATGAATTTCGGGCCCACCgggatatttatatgtcatccaactgttcataggaGAGCCGCGCatggtattaaatgggattaggtgAGATAGAATTACATTTGGTCCAGTGCAATTGCATCCAGCACTTGGATAGGATGGAAAGAGTTaaaattaggtgggatggaattgcatttgttcACCCAGAATTTCCTTgcattttgaaatccactacacatgtgtgGCGCGGATTGAATACTGACAAGGTCAATAGCCAAATCGCTccttaagtgacgtcaccaagctatggacccaccatgatgcatgtgttgtatccatgctgtccaaccatttttagaaatccttttatggcattacaaagaaaataatatagatctaaatttcaagtggacccaccacagaaaactgtgagagccgtcacacccacccaccgttgaaatatttatagggcccccagtgatgtatttttgagatccatcttattcataagttaacatagagatagatgaagtgaaaacaaaaatatcagcttcaccggaaactactgtggctcctaagaagttttgaacagtagatgtcactgtctccactattttctatggaggggtctacttgaactttatgTCTATCTCATTCTCTCAGTAAtaccataaaacaatctctaaaaatggttggacggaatggatacaacaaatacatcatggtggggtccacagagcttggtggcgtcacttcagtagcaatttggctactgaccttgtcagtatcccaTCCTCgcccacacatgtgggccccacattgatgcatgcgcttatctataccattcatatgtATATACTGTTTACACGTGGCATTCTAGTTATACATGTGTACAACTAAACGACATCActtgtgaatttggtccattgatcacaatttcatggtccaccaaacattatttttattaatccagtgttttccgtagcaaaaaaaaattcaaaacatggAATTGGACGGCTACAACACCATGGTATTTcaagacatgcaatcattgtgttatatccacctggatgaaaggaataaCAAAAAAATCTGCCAGATATAAAACTTCTGCCATGTGAAGGtcccaccatttcctgtggtgtggcccattcagTTTAGgatctcttttgtggttgggcttatgtcctaaaatgagagcTGATGagacggatggacagagtggatataacacaaacatcaaggtggaccccacagtggttGGGATCACTTGGCTGGGTTTGGGCTTAACCAATTCAGATTTTGAACAGGGGTGCCCCAAAAGGATTGAAATCTGGGTGTCATCCATCCGTGGTCGGCACTGCTTGTAATCCTACGGTTAAGATTACTGGGGCCAAGAATCAAGTAGGTCCGTCCATCAGTGCATTCAACAGGTTATCTTCTTTCATGCCATCCATTGTTCCCGTGCCTTTGTGGGCCATGTAATATATGGAGCACTCTGATATTCGTTCCATACCATGTTCACCGTCTTCTACACctggtgaacggtgtggatctcacacgaACATGTCAAGTTGGCAATTATCCAATGGATCATATCTCAGATCACTCAGGGGGAAGTCCAAAATGATATTTCCACCCTGAGAAATGATGTCTTAGCAGTGTCGTGTTCCCAgacctaaataataataataaataaataaatctggacCGTACAGAATAATCTTATCTCGCATGAAAAATCATATACCTTCCTATGGTGCACACGTGGCCAAAGATGTCATGTTCACATCATGTCATGAATAGCACTCCACCGCCGGCGTATCCACCCACCTCATAAAAATGGCTAGCATGGATGTAatgaaaatac is a genomic window of Magnolia sinica isolate HGM2019 chromosome 15, MsV1, whole genome shotgun sequence containing:
- the LOC131226718 gene encoding gamma-tubulin complex component 3, with amino-acid sequence MAHPQTLDLIKDLVIRLTSNHSTPPDGPHTEKALKYAVRILTSRMTPSISPDESAVAESIKRRLVTDGKSSDALTFADLYSKFSSRSGPGCVANRWAVLYLLKVISEDQRQSDGKASSFASAALSGGLPVLSNSSSSHDSSKNQNGGVFVISKDPEGIREIALREFSDLVRGESEVSEGVLVRDVLYACQGIDGKYVKFDERLDGYNLPESIKVPRSTRIMVRKLCELGWLFRKVKGYISESMDRFPAEEVGTVGQAFCAALQDELSDYYKLLAVLESQSLNPIPLASEGNSGNYISLRRLAVWFAEPMVRMRLMAVLVDGCKVLRGGAMAGAIHGHAQHGDPMVQDFMRRLLRRVCSPLFEMVRSWVLEGELEDIFVEFFIVSEPVKAESLWREGYRLHDGMLPAFITPSLAKRILRTGKSINFLRVCCDDQGWADGTSEAAAAAGTTTMRGGLGYGETDALETLVVEAAKRIDKHLMDVMYKRYKFKEHCLAIKRYLLLGQGDFVQYLMDIVGPELSEPANTISSFKLAGLLESAIRSSNAQYDDPDILDRLRVKMMPHDAGDRGWDVFSLEYNASVPLDTVFTESVMARYLRIFNFLWKLRRVEHALIGAWKTMKPNCISSDLFAEQGGGVMLHLVSVSRRCQVLWNEMNHFVTNLQYYIMFEVLEVSWSYFVDEMEVAKDLDDLLVAHEKYLNSIVEKSLLGERSQHICKALFVLFDLILRFRSYADRLYEGISELQSSLRKSGPKGRRKSNLKQSREQSKLGAGVGEGRKAKMQYALEFRRKMGEDLDTIANEYLSSLKGFISQLPVQQHVDLKFLMFRLDFTEFYSRLPATT